The genomic DNA CCAGGACTTGCGCAATTCGGCGTAGTCCGCGCTGCGGTCGAAGAGCTGCCGGTAGGCGTCCGCCTCGTCGGCCGAGTGCGGCGATGCGTTCAGCAGCCAGGCGCTGCCGCCCTCGCGGGCGCACGCATCGGCGAGCTCCTTCAGCCTGGCTGCATGCTCGCCCTGGGCGGGCAAAAGGTACGCGCCGTCGCGCAGCGCCATGCAGCCCAGCGCCTTCAGCGCGCGCCAGATCCGCATGCGTCCGGTGGCGCTCGACGTGGGGAGAGAGACGACGAGCAATAGCCATGAGGCATTCGAGGTTGCCATGTCGCGTATCATACATTCATGTAGAGATCTCAACAGCAAGATGGGGGCTGCGCATGCACGACGACATCCGGCCGCGACTGGCCATCCTCTATCCCGGAGACCGTGCGGCCCGCGATCGGGCCGACCCGGCGAGCAGTCGATTTCTTGCGCTCTTCAATGCGTTCGAGAGCGCAGGCGTCGCCGTCGAACCCGCCGTCTACCACGACGATTTCCGCGACGAGGTGCTGCGGCAGCTCATGCACGTGCAAGGCGTCCTGGTATGGCACAACCCGATCGAGGGTGGCCGTGACCGCCGGTGCCTGGACGCGTTGCTTCGCGAAGTGGCTGCGCAAGGGGTCTTCGTCAGCACCCACCCGGACACGATCCTGAAGCTCGGTACCAAGGATGTGCTGTTCTCGGTGCGCGATCTGCCTTTTGGCAGCGACGTGCATCGTGTCGACAGCCTTGCTCAGTTGTCGACCCAGCTGCCCGGTCGCTTGCTGCTCGGCCCTCGCGTGCTCAAACAGTGCCGCGGACACAGCGGGATCGGCGTGTGGCGCATCGAGCGGCGCGGAGAAGCCCTCTATGCGCTGCAGCATGCGCAGCGCGGCGCGATCGAGGCGCTGTTGAACATGAACGACGTCGTGCAGCGGCTCGCACCGTACTTCGACAACGACGGTCACATGATCGACCAGGCCTGGCAGCCGCGCATGGTCGAAGGCATGACGCGCGCCTACCTTGTGCAAGGCCGGGTCGCGGGCTTCGGCCACCAGACGGTGGTGGCACTCCACCCCGGCTCGGGCGCCGGCGAGGCGCCTTCACCGACGACGCGGCGCTACAGCGATGCGGACGATCCACGGTTTCAGGTGCTGCGCAGGCGCCTGGAGGACGAATGGGTGGGGCTGATGTGCGACCGCCTCGACCTCCCGCATGAAGCGCTGCCGATGCTTTGGGATGCGGACTTCCTGCTCGGCGAGCGACGCGGTGGCGAGTCGGAAACCTACGTGCTTTGCGAAGTCAACGTCAGCAGCGTTTCACCCTTTCCTCCCTCGGCGGTTGCACCGTTGGTCGATGCGACCCGGCGGACCCTGATGGCGGGACGTGACCGTGCCAAACATCACGAATGCCCGTGCTGAGTCCTTGAGTCAACCACTGCGGCAGAGAAGTGCATGGCTAGAGTCGCCGACGAGGAGACTCAGCCCATCGCAAGACGAAAAAGAACAAACACCGCCGAAGACTTCATCGAACTGATCTCGATGCTGCCGTGGTGGGCCGGCGTGTTGCTGGCGATCATCAGCTACGTGGTGCTGCATGCGTGGGACGCGCGACTGGCTGCGGTCATCGCCGCCCAGCTCACGATGAACACCGGCCTCCTGCACATGTTCGTGTACGCAGGCCAGTTTGCATTGCCCTTCTTCTGCCTCGTGGGCGCGGCGGCTTCGGCATGGCGACGCCATCAACGCAAGGCGCTGGCGGACAACGTGAACGCGGGCAAGACCGCGGATGTGCTCGATGGCATGAGCTGGCGCGAATTCGAGCTGCTCGTCGGCGAGGGCTTCAGGCTCAAGGGCTTCAGCGTGGTCGAGACGGGCGGCGGCGGTGCCGACGGCGGGATCGACCTCGTCTTGTGCAAGGGCGGCGAGAAGCACCTGGTGCAATGCAAGCAATGGCGGGCATACAAGGTCGCCGCGCAATGCCGACAGGCAGTCGCGGATCGCGCTTGACAAGCTGCGCCTGGAAAGGCGAATACTTAGCCCATGCGTTCAACGCGGGCCGCGCCATCCACACGGCCACGCCATCAACCAAGTGAAGCCCAACATGCACCCCGACGAATCCCAAATCCGCGACTTGGTCTCCACCTGGCTCTCCGCCACAAAATCCGGCGACACCGCCAAGGTCCTGTCCCTCATGACCGACGACGCCATCTTCCTGATCCCCGGCCAGCCCGTGATGCGCAAGCCCGACTTCGCAGCCGCCGCCAAGGCGCAGTCGGCGCAGGGCGCGCCGCGCATCGACGGCACGAGCGAGATCCAGGAGATCCAGGTGATGGGCGATTGGGCGTTCATGTGGACTCGGTTGAAGGTCGTCGTCACGCCGCAGGATGGCTCGCCCGCCGCGACGCGTGCCGGGCACACGCTGACGATCCTGCGCAAGCAGCAAGGCCAATGGCTGCTCGCGCGCGACGCGAACCTGCTGGCGCCGGTGCCGGCGCGATGAACTCGAAGCGACGTCCCCTCGTCGTCGTCTACCATCTTCTCGATGCCGAGAACCTCGCGTCCGTACGCAAGCACGGGCAGCTCAGCACTCGGCGTCTTGTCGAAGCATCGGGCGACGCGAATCCCCAGACGCTGCGCCGCCACCGCGCGAAGGGCGAGCGCCTGGCACCGGGCGCGAAGATCCGCGATCGACGACTACAAGGCGTCTGCCTTTGTTTCGCCGATCATTCAGCGCCCCAGGATCCGATAAGCCAGGCGCACCCGCGCCTCGTTAGGAAAGTTCTTGTTGGCAAGGATGACGATGCCTGTTTGCTGCGCCGGCCGGAAAGCGAGGTAAGCGCCGAATCCATTGGTCGACCCGGTCTTGTTCACCCAGACCGCCTGTGCGGCGGGGCGGGGTGGGGCGAGGGTCGCCACGGGATGGGTCTGCAACGCGACCTCGTTCGAGTTGCCATCGAGCAGATCGGGCAGCCGGGCGGGTTCGTCGTATTGCTCCCAGATGAGGTCCTGGGTCATCGCGTTCAACTTGAAATAGCCGATGCGCGTGGCTCGCACGGCACGCCGCATGTCGTCGTCGACGTGGGACGGATCGATGTTGATCTCGATGAAGTGGATGAGATCCCTGGCCGTCGTCTTCACGCCATAGGCCTCGGCCGCGAGGGGTCCCGGGTTCACGCGAACCGGGACGTCGGCCTTGTCGTAACCCTGTGCATAGCTGGCCATCCTGGTGGCCGGGACGTCGATGTAGCTGTCATGCAATCCGAGCCGAGGAAAGAGCCGGGCTTCCATGGCCGTCTTGAAGGGCAAGTCCATGGCCTTGGCCGCGACCATGCCCAACAGCCCGATGCTGGGGTTCGCGTAAGTGCGGGCCGATCCCGCGGCGTACTTCGGCTGCCATGCTTCGAAGTAGCTCATCAGCTGTTCCTGGCTGCTGATCTCGTCGGGCACCTGCAGCGGGAAGCCCCCGGCGGTGTGCGTGCCGAGATGGATCAGGGTCACCTTGTCCAGGTTGGTGTGACGCAGTTCGGGGATGTAGCGGGCCGGGCTGTCGTTCAACGACAGCCGTCCGAGGGCTTGGGCATAGGTCGCCAGCGTTGCGGTGAAGGTCTTGCTGATCGAGCCGATCTCGAAGATCGTGTCGGGGGTGACCGCATCGCGCGTCGCCTTGGAGGCGACGCCGAAGTTGTAGAAGG from Variovorax sp. PBL-E5 includes the following:
- a CDS encoding Cj0069 family protein, with translation MRHSRLPCRVSYIHVEISTARWGLRMHDDIRPRLAILYPGDRAARDRADPASSRFLALFNAFESAGVAVEPAVYHDDFRDEVLRQLMHVQGVLVWHNPIEGGRDRRCLDALLREVAAQGVFVSTHPDTILKLGTKDVLFSVRDLPFGSDVHRVDSLAQLSTQLPGRLLLGPRVLKQCRGHSGIGVWRIERRGEALYALQHAQRGAIEALLNMNDVVQRLAPYFDNDGHMIDQAWQPRMVEGMTRAYLVQGRVAGFGHQTVVALHPGSGAGEAPSPTTRRYSDADDPRFQVLRRRLEDEWVGLMCDRLDLPHEALPMLWDADFLLGERRGGESETYVLCEVNVSSVSPFPPSAVAPLVDATRRTLMAGRDRAKHHECPC
- a CDS encoding restriction endonuclease; this encodes MARVADEETQPIARRKRTNTAEDFIELISMLPWWAGVLLAIISYVVLHAWDARLAAVIAAQLTMNTGLLHMFVYAGQFALPFFCLVGAAASAWRRHQRKALADNVNAGKTADVLDGMSWREFELLVGEGFRLKGFSVVETGGGGADGGIDLVLCKGGEKHLVQCKQWRAYKVAAQCRQAVADRA
- a CDS encoding YybH family protein, which produces MHPDESQIRDLVSTWLSATKSGDTAKVLSLMTDDAIFLIPGQPVMRKPDFAAAAKAQSAQGAPRIDGTSEIQEIQVMGDWAFMWTRLKVVVTPQDGSPAATRAGHTLTILRKQQGQWLLARDANLLAPVPAR
- the ampC gene encoding class C beta-lactamase, with product MMSHALAKDTTPDPAAANVREAVAQVMHAYNVPGMAIAVTRHGRQTFYNFGVASKATRDAVTPDTIFEIGSISKTFTATLATYAQALGRLSLNDSPARYIPELRHTNLDKVTLIHLGTHTAGGFPLQVPDEISSQEQLMSYFEAWQPKYAAGSARTYANPSIGLLGMVAAKAMDLPFKTAMEARLFPRLGLHDSYIDVPATRMASYAQGYDKADVPVRVNPGPLAAEAYGVKTTARDLIHFIEINIDPSHVDDDMRRAVRATRIGYFKLNAMTQDLIWEQYDEPARLPDLLDGNSNEVALQTHPVATLAPPRPAAQAVWVNKTGSTNGFGAYLAFRPAQQTGIVILANKNFPNEARVRLAYRILGR